The following are from one region of the Pocillopora verrucosa isolate sample1 chromosome 3, ASM3666991v2, whole genome shotgun sequence genome:
- the LOC131780807 gene encoding actin-related protein 2/3 complex subunit 4 — MAATLRPYLNAVRATLTASMCLENFDSQVVERHNKPEVEVRSSKELLLTPVIISRNEKEKVLIEGSINSLRISIAVKQADEIEKILCKKFMRFMMMRAENFFILRRKPVEGYDISFLITNFHTEQMFKHKLVDFVIQFMEEIDKEISEMKLAVNARARICAEEFLKNF, encoded by the coding sequence ATGGCTGCTACCCTACGCCCTTATCTGAATGCCGTCCGTGCGACTCTCACTGCGTCCATGTGTTTGGAAAATTTCGATTCCCAGGTGGTGGAAAGGCATAACAAACCTGAAGTGGAGGTCCGAAGCAGTAAGGAGCTGCTTCTAACGCCAGTCATCATCAGCcgaaatgaaaaagagaaggtGCTCATTGAAGGTTCCATCAACTCTCTGAGAATCAGCATTGCTGTGAAACAAGCTGACGAGATTGAAAAGATCCTGTGCAAGAAGTTCATGCGTTTTATGATGATGCGTGCCGAAAACTTCTTTATCCTTCGAAGGAAGCCAGTTGAGGGATACGACATAAGCTTCCTCATCACCAACTTTCACACGGAGCAAATGTTCAAGCACAAGcttgttgattttgttattCAGTTCATGGAGGAAATAGACAAGGAGATCAGTGAAATGAAGTTGGCTGTCAATGCTAGGGCGCGTATTTGTGCAGAAGAATTTCTCAAGAATTTTTAG
- the LOC131780810 gene encoding PC3-like endoprotease variant B — protein sequence MALVAKGGLILAYIVMNSFALKLQRRNEDVYGNTWVVYVEREKRFVDDLAERNGFVNRGEIAGFPGHFLLEHKTLRKRRVRRDAPEHTNSLLREPLVKFARQQKVLRRTKRGYFSDPYYKDQWYLNNSGQTVGPRGFDINVMPVWRKNITGRGVIVTILDDGIEYTHPDLKDNYEAKASWDFNSHDSDPMPRYSRDNINKHGTRCAGEVAASVNNNKCGVGVAYNSRIGGVRMLDGDVTDAIEAWSLGLNKDFIDIYSSSWGPDDDGRTVDGPGPMAKKAFRDGIRKGRGGLGAIFVWATGNGGHYNDYCNCDGYITSIFTVSIGAVNDRGKSPWYAEPCPSTLAVTYSSGETRGTDKQIVTTDLHHQCTKSHTGTSAAAPLAAGIFALVLEANPKLSWRDLQHLVVKTSKITDRLDKGWQRNGAGHRVNHKYGFGVLDTDALVTAATSPTWRPAAEQHMCREQDHTDNKKIPAKGTLTSSIISSGCSSKTNCVMKLEHVRVYITLSHKSRGSLRIILTSPAGTKSELLAPRDRDYSSHGFQNWPFMTVFSWGENPAGLWKLEVTDTKGFEGEFKKWSIRLYGTCEDHRNITSTDSKMCNKVCKKGCEEPFNDLCPNCSMLCHCDLGKCLPLCNPDDDVDQEQKECRKSAQAGGIRADDDDEDGGEQDVTKTPTTTTLHEKGISTFMKLLIIFILVAIILTAVLIMWHFKISQKVCWAIPDKITNQNHAISQTHVGYWPVSVTPEVNNQNLKGLGNLKM from the exons ATGGCTTTAGTTGCCAAGGGAGGATTAATTTTAGCTTATATTGTGATGAACTCGTTTGCTTTGAAGCTGCAACGAAGAAATGAAGATGTTTATGGCAACACATGGGTGGTCTATGtcgaaagggaaaaaagatttgTCGACGATCTGGCAGAGAGAAATGGTTTTGTGAACAGAGGAGAGATCGCAGGCTTCCCTGGACATTTCTTGCTTGAACACAAAACACTCAGAAAGCGGCGAGTTCGCAGAGATGCGCCGGAACACACAAATAGTCTGCTACGTGAACCTTTAGTGAAATTTGCTCGCCAGCAGAAAGTTTTGAGAAGGACTAAACGAGGATATTTTTCAGACCCTTATTATAAAGATCAGTGGTATTTGAACAACTCAg GACAAACTGTAGGACCTCGGGGATTTGACATCAATGTCATGCCAGTGtggagaaaaaatatcacaggaCGCGGTGTGATAGTTACAATTTTGGATGATGGTATTGAGTACACTCATCCTGATCTTAAAGACAATTATGAAGCAAAGGCTAGCTGGGACTTTAATAGTCATGACAGTGATCCAATGCCTCGTTATAGCAGAGACAACATCAATAAACACGGCACAAG GTGTGCAGGGGAAGTAGCAGCCAGTGTAAATAACAACAAGTGCGGAGTAGGTGTGGCTTATAATTCACGCATTGGAGGTGTTAGAATGCTAGATGGGGATGTGACTGATGCAATAGAGGCCTGGTCACTGGGTCTTAATAAAGACTTCATAGATATCTACAGTAGTAGCTGGGGCCCAGATGATGACGGAAGAACTGTGGATGGCCCAGGTCCTATGGCCAAGAAAGCATTCAGAGACG GGATCAGAAAAGGACGTGGTGGTTTGGGAGCCATCTTTGTCTGGGCTACAGGTAATGGTGGACACTATAATGACTACTGCAACTGTGATGGCTACATTACAAGCATTTTCACTGTATCCATTGGTGCTGTCAATGATCGTGGCAAGTCCCCGTGGTATGCAGAACCCTGTCCATCAACTCTTGCTGTAACCTACAGCAGTGGTGAAACCAGAGGTACAGACAAGCAGATAGTTACAACTGATTTGCATCATCAGTGCACAAAAAGCCACACAGGCACATCAGCTGCTGCACCTCTTGCTgcag GTATATTTGCTTTGGTGTTAGAGGCAAATCCTAAATTAAGCTGGAGAGATTTGCAGCATCTGGTTGTCAAGACTTCCAAAATAACTGATCGTTTAGACAAAGGCTGGCAGAGAAATGGTGCAGGACATCGTGTGAATCATAAGTATGGATTTGGAGTGTTAGACACAGATGCTCTTGTGACAGCTGCCACTTCTCCCACCTGGAGACCTGCTGCTGAACAGCACATGTGCCGAGAACAGGATCACACTGATAACAAGAAGATCCCAGCCAAAGGGACTCTCACATCATCAATTATTAGTTCAGGCTGCTCCAGTAAGACAAACTGTGTTATGAAACTAGAACATGTACGAGTATACATCACATTGAGTCATAAATCAAGAGGCtctttaagaattattttaacttcaCCTGCTGGTACTAAATCAGAGCTTTTAGCCCCCAGAGACAGAGATTATTCTAGTCATGGTTTTCAAAACTGGCCTTTTATGACTGTGTTCAGCTGGGGTGAGAATCCTGCAGGCCTCTGGAAGTTAGAGGTCACTGATACCAAAGGCTTTGAGGGGGAGTTTAAAAAGTGGTCCATTCGGCTTTATGGCACATGTGAAGATCATCGCAACATCACATCAACTGATTCTAAAATGTGTAACAAAGTTTGTAAGAAAGGATGTGAAGAACCATTTAACGATTTGTGTCCCAACTGCTCAATGCTGTGTCATTGTGATTTGGGAAAGTGCCTGCCCCTTTGTAATCCTGATGACGACGTTGATCAAGAACAGAAAGAATGCCGTAAGAGTGCACAAGCAGGTGGAATTAGGGctgacgatgatgatgaagatggaGGTGAGCAGGATGTTACTAAGACTCCAACCACCACTACGCTGCATGAAAAGGGAATATCAACATTTATGAAGTTACTTATAATCTTTATTCTTGTAGCTATTATTTTAACAGCTGTGCTTATCATGTGGcacttcaaaatcagtcaaaaaGTTTGTTGGGCCATTCCAGataaaataaccaatcagaaccaTGCTATCTCCCAAACACATGTGGGATATTGGCCTGTCTCTGTTACACCAGAGGTGAATAATCAGAACCTTAAAGGACTTGGTAACCTAAAGATGTAG